The Flavobacterium faecale genome has a segment encoding these proteins:
- a CDS encoding helix-turn-helix domain-containing protein, with the protein MKTLSIISNDINELFTDLQRQLGGQLEVKSNEFQLQIDNEIAKGRISGIPVENAILYMEYDLVFHEDLSILYKIDQSNSVYFGYCSQGTIKQSTGTGEDTKEIEAFQTIIFSNTDQNKNALRFSANEHIKFSIVIVDALSVSDHELRSQLKNTFLDSTNSQAFSYVGSLNLRIFDKIQSLKAISEDALVRNLLTNSTIYLILALEIEQHRLDTMTNDTAAFQLNQYEMKMVKELSDSIIKHPAMPYSIKYLSKRSGLSPLKLQEGFKILHNRTVTDFVRNARVEIAENLIRTSELNISEIVYTIGLTSRSYFSKIFKEKYNCCPKYYQNRSALSL; encoded by the coding sequence ATGAAGACTTTATCCATAATTTCGAACGATATAAATGAATTATTTACTGATTTACAACGTCAGTTAGGAGGACAATTGGAAGTAAAGTCAAATGAATTTCAGCTTCAGATTGACAATGAAATAGCAAAAGGACGCATCTCTGGGATTCCGGTTGAAAATGCTATTTTATATATGGAATATGATCTCGTTTTTCATGAAGACCTATCTATTCTATACAAAATTGACCAATCAAACTCTGTATATTTTGGATATTGCTCACAAGGAACGATAAAGCAAAGCACTGGAACTGGGGAAGACACTAAAGAAATTGAGGCTTTCCAGACGATCATATTTTCAAATACCGATCAAAATAAAAATGCACTACGCTTTTCTGCCAACGAGCACATTAAATTTTCGATTGTAATTGTAGACGCATTATCTGTGTCAGATCATGAACTTCGTTCCCAATTAAAAAATACTTTTCTAGACTCGACAAACAGTCAAGCTTTCTCGTACGTAGGTTCGCTTAATCTTCGAATTTTCGACAAAATACAATCCTTAAAAGCTATTAGCGAAGATGCTTTGGTTCGAAATTTATTGACCAACAGTACTATTTATTTGATTTTAGCTTTAGAAATTGAACAACATAGATTGGACACAATGACCAATGATACAGCTGCATTTCAACTGAATCAATACGAAATGAAGATGGTCAAAGAATTATCTGATTCCATTATAAAGCATCCTGCTATGCCTTATAGCATTAAATATTTGAGCAAAAGATCAGGTTTATCACCTTTGAAACTTCAAGAAGGTTTCAAAATTTTACATAATAGAACGGTAACTGACTTTGTACGTAATGCGAGGGTCGAAATTGCCGAAAATTTAATTCGAACTTCAGAATTAAATATTTCTGAAATTGTCTACACAATAGGACTCACTAGCAGAAGTTATTTTTCGAAAATATTTAAAGAAAAGTACAATTGCTGCCCAAAATACTATCAAAATAGATCGGCATTGTCACTCTAA